The following proteins come from a genomic window of Perognathus longimembris pacificus isolate PPM17 chromosome 12, ASM2315922v1, whole genome shotgun sequence:
- the Ccn4 gene encoding CCN family member 4 isoform X1 gives MAGSRSPGASWVLLWRLAAGAAAVVGSVLTTALSPTPAPGAFTPTPLEDTTSRPEFCKWPCECPRAPPRCPRGVSLITDGCECCKICAQQLGDNCTEAAVCDPHRGLYCDYSVDHPRYAIGVCAQVVGVGCILNGVRYTNGESFQPSCRYNCTCIAGAVGCTPLCLRARPPRLWCRQPRRVNVPGQCCQQWVCDDDARRPRQTALLDTGAFAAAAGEGEPWHRNCIAYTSPWSPCSTTCGLGVSTRISNVNARCWPAQESRLCNLRPCDVDVRPFIKAGKKCLSVYQPEEPTNFTLAGCVSARSYRPKYCGVCTDNRCCIPYKSKTISVSFQCPEGPGFSRQVLWINACFCNLSCRNPNDIFADLEPYPDISEIAN, from the exons ATGGCGGGCTCCCGGTCCCCTGGCGCGAGCTGGGTCCTGCTGTGGCGGCTGGCAGCGGGGGCAGCGGCGGTGGTGGGCAGCGTCCTGACCACG GCCCTCTCTCCAACCCCGGCACCGGGAGCCTTCACCCCAACTCCACTGGAGGACACAACCTCACGCCCCGAATTCTGCAAGTGGCCTTGTGAATGCCCACGGGCCCCGCCCCGCTGCCCACGGGGGGTCAGCCTCATCACAGACGGCTGCGAATGCTGCAAGATATGCGCCCAGCAACTCGGGGACAACTGCACAGAGGCTGCGGTCTGCGACCCCCACCGGGGCCTCTACTGCGACTACAGCGTGGACCACCCGAGGTACGCAATAGGAGTATGTGCAC AGGTGGTCGGCGTGGGCTGCATCCTCAACGGTGTGCGCTACACCAACGGAGAGTCCTTCCAGCCCAGCTGCAGGTACAACTGCACGTGCATCGCCGGCGCGGTGGGCTGCACGCCTCTGTGCCTGCGGGCGCGGCCCCCGCGCCTCTGGTGCCGCCAGCCCCGGCGCGTGAACGTGCCCGGCCAGTGCTGCCAGCAGTGGGTGTGTGACGATGACGCCCGGAGGCCGCGCCAGACCGCCCTGCTGGACACCGGCGCCTTCG CTGCCGCAGCAGGCGAGGGGGAGCCCTGGCACCGGAACTGCATCGCCTACACCAGCCCCTGGAGCCCGTGTTCCACCACCTGCGGCCTGGGGGTCTCCACTCGGATCTCCAACGTCAACGCGCGGTGCTGGCCAGCGCAGGAGAGCCGCCTCTGCAACCTGCGGCCGTGTGACGTGGACGTCCGCCCCTTCATCAAG GCAGGGAAGAAGTGTCTGTCCGTGTACCAGCCAGAGGAGCCCACGAACTTCACTCTGGCCGGCTGTGTCAGCGCTCGCTCCTACCGACCTAAGTACTGTGGAGTCTGCACGGATAACAGGTGCTGCATCCCGTACAAATCCAAGACCATCTCTGTCTCCTTCCAGTGTCCTGAGGGGCCCGGCTTCTCCCGCCAGGTCCTGTGGATTAACGCTTGCTTCTGTAACCTGAGCTGTAGGAACCCCAATGATATTTTCGCAGACTTGGAACCCTACCCTGACATCTCAGAAATTGCCAATTAG
- the Ccn4 gene encoding CCN family member 4 isoform X2, producing MAGSRSPGASWVLLWRLAAGAAAVVGSVLTTALSPTPAPGAFTPTPLEDTTSRPEFCKWPCECPRAPPRCPRGVSLITDGCECCKICAQQLGDNCTEAAVCDPHRGLYCDYSVDHPRYAIGVCAQVVGVGCILNGVRYTNGESFQPSCRYNCTCIAGAVGCTPLCLRARPPRLWCRQPRRVNVPGQCCQQWVCDDDARRPRQTALLDTGAFAAAGEGEPWHRNCIAYTSPWSPCSTTCGLGVSTRISNVNARCWPAQESRLCNLRPCDVDVRPFIKAGKKCLSVYQPEEPTNFTLAGCVSARSYRPKYCGVCTDNRCCIPYKSKTISVSFQCPEGPGFSRQVLWINACFCNLSCRNPNDIFADLEPYPDISEIAN from the exons ATGGCGGGCTCCCGGTCCCCTGGCGCGAGCTGGGTCCTGCTGTGGCGGCTGGCAGCGGGGGCAGCGGCGGTGGTGGGCAGCGTCCTGACCACG GCCCTCTCTCCAACCCCGGCACCGGGAGCCTTCACCCCAACTCCACTGGAGGACACAACCTCACGCCCCGAATTCTGCAAGTGGCCTTGTGAATGCCCACGGGCCCCGCCCCGCTGCCCACGGGGGGTCAGCCTCATCACAGACGGCTGCGAATGCTGCAAGATATGCGCCCAGCAACTCGGGGACAACTGCACAGAGGCTGCGGTCTGCGACCCCCACCGGGGCCTCTACTGCGACTACAGCGTGGACCACCCGAGGTACGCAATAGGAGTATGTGCAC AGGTGGTCGGCGTGGGCTGCATCCTCAACGGTGTGCGCTACACCAACGGAGAGTCCTTCCAGCCCAGCTGCAGGTACAACTGCACGTGCATCGCCGGCGCGGTGGGCTGCACGCCTCTGTGCCTGCGGGCGCGGCCCCCGCGCCTCTGGTGCCGCCAGCCCCGGCGCGTGAACGTGCCCGGCCAGTGCTGCCAGCAGTGGGTGTGTGACGATGACGCCCGGAGGCCGCGCCAGACCGCCCTGCTGGACACCGGCGCCTTCG CAGCCG CAGGCGAGGGGGAGCCCTGGCACCGGAACTGCATCGCCTACACCAGCCCCTGGAGCCCGTGTTCCACCACCTGCGGCCTGGGGGTCTCCACTCGGATCTCCAACGTCAACGCGCGGTGCTGGCCAGCGCAGGAGAGCCGCCTCTGCAACCTGCGGCCGTGTGACGTGGACGTCCGCCCCTTCATCAAG GCAGGGAAGAAGTGTCTGTCCGTGTACCAGCCAGAGGAGCCCACGAACTTCACTCTGGCCGGCTGTGTCAGCGCTCGCTCCTACCGACCTAAGTACTGTGGAGTCTGCACGGATAACAGGTGCTGCATCCCGTACAAATCCAAGACCATCTCTGTCTCCTTCCAGTGTCCTGAGGGGCCCGGCTTCTCCCGCCAGGTCCTGTGGATTAACGCTTGCTTCTGTAACCTGAGCTGTAGGAACCCCAATGATATTTTCGCAGACTTGGAACCCTACCCTGACATCTCAGAAATTGCCAATTAG